A region from the Oncorhynchus clarkii lewisi isolate Uvic-CL-2024 chromosome 8, UVic_Ocla_1.0, whole genome shotgun sequence genome encodes:
- the LOC139414914 gene encoding B-cell lymphoma/leukemia 11B-like isoform X2 — translation MKWKPSGKDEPSSYICTSCKQTFTSAWFLLQHAQHTHGIRIYLDTHPSNYTLTPRIALPPPMGGGDSLPRSPLPTFLGDTSNSFHLLRMAAPLLREHHPHHPQHPHHPRPPPGYLDTRLPATPPFVRPPPPRHLLERLGPEEMGPLLFQHPSAFERVMRLTPMDPPSMDFSRRLRELAVGNNTNNGGPTPPLSPTRVPPMHRLLSPTLFQSGSKPPPFLTYPPQPPTPQGNATTPPQGQNQAQVQAQAKSKSCEFCGKTFKFQSNLIVHRRSHTGERPYKCHLCDHACSQASKLKRHMKTHIHKSGSMGSSPEQENRGEVGEGEEKSRKGEGRMGMDNEEEEEDEEEEEEEEEIEDEEEMRNGLSRPESNLSMDSEFHKNRENGSRPSPDEKPHGGDRVTESGGVGIMHPYNHLDNHLRLAPSKKTMSLDRERQPNRESREGGDAGRGEMEIERDRERALDRAMGRAMDREREIEREERPLMNGRISGSEDSFSGLFHRRPTPITSPNPSNKRIKVEKELELPAAPTLISPENMYSQLLAGYAASRHFIREPFLHGFSDAHQSPFATSSEHSSSETGSLRFSTSPGEFLEGVGASGRSGSSTPHLLRGPGPGRPPSKESRRSDTCEYCGKIFKNCSNLTVHRRSHTGERPYKCDLCSYACAQSSKLTRHMKTHGQFGKEVYRCDICHMPFSVYSTLEKHMKKWHGEHLMASDVKLEEAERG, via the exons gTAAAGATGAGCCGTCCAGCTACATTTGCACCTCTTGTAAACAGACCTTCACCAGCGCCTGGTTCCTGCTTCAGCACGCCCAACACACCCACGGCATCCGCATCTATCTGGACACGCACCCCTCCAACTACACCCTCACCCCTCGCATTGCCCTCCCCCCTCCCATGGGTGGGGGAGACTCCCTCCCTCGTTCTCCCTTACCAACCTTCCTGGGGGACACCTCTaactccttccacctcctccggATGGCGGCGCCACTACTCAGAGAGCACCACCCACACCATCCCCAACACCCTCACCACCCCCGTCCCCCTCCGGGCTATCTGGACACCCGGCTCCCTGCCACCCCACCCTTCGTCAGACCCCCGCCCCCCAGACACCTCCTGGAGCGCCTGGGTCCAGAGGAGATGGGGCCCCTGCTCTTCCAGCACCCCAGTGCCTTCGAGAGGGTGATGCGTCTGACCCCAATGGATCCTCCTTCCATGGACTTCTCCAGAAGGCTCAGAGAGCTGGCGGTTGGCAACAATACTAACAACGGAGGCCCTACACCTCCTCTCTCGCCCACCCGGGTGCCCCCCATGCACCGCCTGCTGAGTCCAACTCTCTTCCAGTCGGGCTCCAAGCCCCCACCGTTCCTCACCTACCCCCCACAGCCCCCCACGCCTCAGGGAAACGCCACCACTCCTCCCCAGGGCCAGAACCAGGCCCAG gtCCAGGCCCAAGCCAAGTCCAAGTCCTGTGAGTTCTGTGGGAAGACCTTCAAGTTCCAGAGCAACCTGATAGTCCACAGACGGagtcacacaggagagaggcccTACAAGTGTCATCTGTGTGACCATGCCTGTTCTCAAGCCTCCAAGCTGAAGAGACACAtgaagacacacatacacaagtcaGGCTCCATGGGGAGCTCCCCTGaacaggagaatagaggagaggtaggagagggggaggagaagagcagAAAGGGGGAGGGAAGAATGGGGATGGAcaacgaggaggaggaagaggatgaggaagaggaagaagaggaggaggaaattgaggatgaggaggagatgaggaacggCCTAAGTAGGCCTGAGTCTAACCTGAGCATGGACTCAGAGTTCCACAAGAACAGGGAGAATGGGTCGAGGCCTTCCCCAGACGAGAAGCCTCATGGTGGGGATAGAGTGACGGAGAGCGGAGGGGTGGGTATCATGCACCCATACAACCACCTGGACAATCACCTGAGGCTGGCCCCTTCCAAGAAGACCAtgagtctggacagggagaggcaGCCTAATAGAGAgtcgagagaggggggagatgcagggaggggggagatggagattgAGCGGGACAGAGAGCGAGCGTTGGACAGGGCGATGGGCAGagcgatggacagagagagagagattgaaagagaggagaggcccTTGATGAACGGAAGGATTAGTGGGTCTGAAGACTCTTTCTCTGGACTGTTCCACCGCCGGCCCACCCCCATCACCAGCCCCAACCCCTCCAACAAGAGAATCAAG GTGGAGAAGGAGTTGGAGCTCCCCGCAGCTCCGACCCTCATCTCCCCAGAGAACATGTACTCCCAGCTCCTGGCGGGCTACGCTGCTTCACGCCACTTCATCAGAGAACCCTTCCTCCACGGCTTCAGTGACGCCCACCAGTCCCCTTTCGCCACCTCCTCAGAGCACTCCTCCTCCGAGACGGGTTCCCTCcgtttctccacctctcctggGGAATTCCTGGAGGGAGTGGGCGCATCGGGCCGCAGCGGTAGCTCCACCCCTCACCTCCTGCGGGGTCCCGGGCCGGGTCGACCCCCTAGTAAGGAGAGCAGACGGAGCGACACCTGTGAGTACTGCGGGAAGATATTCAAGAACTGCAGCAACCTGACGGTGCACCGACGTAGCCACACGGGAGAGCGGCCCTACAAGTGTGACCTGTGCAGCTACGCCTGCGCACAGAGCTCCAAGCTAACTCGCCACATGAAGACCCACGGGCAGTTTGGGAAGGAGGTGTACCGCTGTGACATCTGCCACATGCCCTTCAGCGTCTACAGCACCCTGGAGAAACACATGAAGAAGTGGCACGGGGAACACTTGATGGCCAGCGACGTCAAACTGgaggaggctgagagaggctag